One segment of Theobroma cacao cultivar B97-61/B2 chromosome 9, Criollo_cocoa_genome_V2, whole genome shotgun sequence DNA contains the following:
- the LOC18590494 gene encoding uncharacterized protein LOC18590494 isoform X2 → MMFGLVWLCLSHFGFLVKELNKQKPGLMLYGFRRPPPSDVEISWTETHDAFVPANLHKEWLFFLNKGSKVNISYAISSTSSSPLSLVIAQGTQSLVDWIEDPSYPNLTLSWNIIYGSGKIQQEIPKSSNYYIAVRNLNCEEVEIQLQFSFNALICDTTQAYYRCSLGNRLCTFELYLLGENAVVLSSPGPNEETANSNWYVKVSYGPRWITYFVGSGVMTILILLAFRISKIFQSIDGIGLHAGGMESERAPLLPEKDDDISSWGSSYDSASHDEEDLEEWLAKTFPEGKPSNEGESNNTRLCVVCFDAPRDCFFLPCGHCATCFTCGTRIAEDAGSCPICRRKMKKVRMIFTV, encoded by the exons GTGAAAGAATTGAATAAGCAAAAACCTGGGCTAATGCTGTATGGATTTCGCAGACCACCTCCCTCAGATGTTGAAATCTCCTGGACGGAAACACATGATGCATTTGTGCCAGCAAATTTACATAAG GAGTGGCTATTCTTCTTAAACAAAGGGTCTAAAGTGAATATTTCGTACGCTATAAGTTCCACCAGTTCCTCACCTTTATCCCTTGTCATTGCTCAAG GTACACAAAGCCTTGTTGATTGGATAGAGGATCCATCATATCCTAATTTAACTTTGTCGTGGAATATTATATATG GTAGTGGAAAGATCCAACAGGAGATTCCAAAGTCTTCTAATTATTATATTGCTGTGAGGAATTTGAACTGTGAGGAAGTGGAG ATACAGCTGCAGTTCTCATTCAATGCTCTCATCTGTGATACAACTCAAGCATATTACAGATGTTCTTTGGGCAACCGTTTGTGTACATTCGAGCTTTATCTTCTAGGAGAAAATGCTGTTGTCCTATCTTCACCTGGTCCTAATGAG GAAACTGCTAACAGTAACTGGTATGTTAAAGTATCCTATGGACCTCGATGGATTACATATTTCGTTGGATCAG GTGTGATGACCATCCTCATATTATTAGCCTTCAGAATCAGTAAAATTTTCCAGAGTATAGATGGAATAGGACTCCATGCCGGAGGGATGGAATCAGAACGAGCCCCATTGCTTCCAGAAAAGGATGATGATATCTCAAGCTGGGGTTCATCTTATGATTCTGCATCGCATGATGAGGAGGATCTGGAAGAGTGGCTGGCGAAGACTTTTCCTGAAGGAAAACCTTCAAACGAAGGGGAAAGCAACAATACTCGTCTTTGTGTCGTTTGCTTCGATGCACCAAGAGattgtttctttcttccttgtgGACATTGTGCTACCTGTTTCACCTGCGGAACAAG GATTGCAGAAGATGCTGGTAGTTGTCCAATATGTCGcaggaagatgaagaaagtTAGGATGATATTTACAGTTTGa